The following proteins come from a genomic window of Proteiniphilum propionicum:
- the istA gene encoding IS21 family transposase, translating into MTEKEYKTLNRYIMYDTIHRLRHEEHKSIQWIADYLGINFRTVKKYLEMDPKEFEQYSNSLNERDCILGPYRGFIVERLGLFQDTSAAQMHDWLKEHYPTFPRVTSKTVYNFVMKIRQEHNLPKLKVSKREYGPLPDTPPGKYAQVDFGEHKLRKGDGSRVKVYFFAMILEYSRYKFIWFQDKPFTSENAVYAHELAFRFFHGIPKFVIYDQDSVFLYDENIGDYLMTEVFNSYIKSRPFKPVFCRKADPESKGKIENVVKYVKQNFLLNRSYSNLDNLNREAEYWLSRTGNAMVHNITCKVPYQAWCSECKDLQPCIPVTSSPLESGHKVQRTNTLRYKGNTYSLPFGTYRGEETRVLVEEENDTLVIKTMDGELLAKHSIPAGRGNKVINYNHQRDKSTSIQKLCDQVKVQFTNQSGAEIFLSKLKERYPRYMRDRISVMLNCMTKYAQEDTDKALDMCLVKSLFSANDFKSIPSSGAVIKENNNEVEIKSLGTPETQLMVNIKPNKSTIDVYQNLFKSK; encoded by the coding sequence ATGACAGAAAAGGAATACAAAACACTAAATCGTTACATTATGTATGACACTATTCACCGGCTCCGTCATGAGGAACATAAATCGATTCAATGGATAGCCGATTATCTGGGGATCAATTTTAGAACAGTAAAGAAGTACCTTGAGATGGATCCCAAGGAGTTCGAGCAATACTCAAATAGCTTGAACGAACGTGACTGCATTTTGGGGCCATACAGGGGCTTCATCGTTGAACGGCTTGGACTGTTTCAGGATACATCGGCAGCACAGATGCATGATTGGCTAAAAGAGCATTATCCTACTTTTCCTCGTGTAACATCCAAAACGGTTTACAATTTTGTGATGAAGATCCGCCAGGAACATAACCTTCCCAAGTTAAAAGTAAGTAAGCGCGAGTATGGCCCTCTACCCGATACGCCGCCGGGTAAATATGCCCAGGTTGACTTCGGTGAACATAAGCTGCGAAAAGGTGATGGTTCAAGGGTCAAAGTTTACTTTTTTGCTATGATTCTGGAATATAGCCGCTACAAGTTCATTTGGTTTCAGGATAAACCCTTCACCAGCGAGAATGCTGTTTACGCTCATGAGCTTGCTTTTCGTTTCTTCCACGGAATACCCAAGTTTGTTATTTATGACCAGGATTCTGTTTTTCTTTATGATGAGAACATTGGGGATTATCTCATGACAGAGGTGTTCAACAGTTATATTAAGAGCCGCCCGTTCAAGCCCGTTTTCTGCCGGAAAGCAGACCCCGAAAGCAAGGGGAAAATAGAGAACGTGGTCAAATATGTCAAACAGAACTTTCTATTAAACAGGTCATACAGCAATCTGGATAATCTTAACAGGGAAGCTGAATACTGGCTGAGCAGGACAGGCAATGCCATGGTTCACAATATTACCTGCAAGGTACCCTATCAGGCATGGTGTTCTGAATGTAAGGATTTACAACCTTGCATACCCGTAACTTCCTCCCCGTTGGAGTCAGGGCATAAAGTTCAAAGAACAAATACCCTACGTTATAAAGGGAACACCTATTCGCTTCCTTTCGGTACATACCGTGGTGAAGAGACCAGGGTTCTGGTCGAAGAAGAAAATGACACCCTGGTGATCAAGACCATGGATGGAGAGCTTCTGGCAAAGCACTCTATACCAGCCGGGCGCGGTAATAAAGTCATCAACTATAATCATCAGCGTGATAAATCAACGAGCATTCAAAAACTCTGTGATCAGGTAAAGGTTCAGTTCACGAACCAATCAGGGGCTGAAATCTTCCTGTCAAAATTAAAAGAACGCTATCCTCGCTATATGAGGGACCGGATATCGGTCATGTTGAACTGCATGACAAAGTATGCGCAGGAAGACACCGACAAAGCACTGGATATGTGCCTTGTGAAATCCCTTTTCAGCGCGAATGACTTTAAGTCAATACCTTCATCGGGTGCGGTAATCAAGGAGAATAATAATGAGGTGGAGATCAAATCTCTTGGCACACCTGAAACGCAATTGATGGTAAATATCAAGCCAAACAAGTCCACTATAGATGTCTATCAAAACCTCTTTAAAAGCAAGTGA
- a CDS encoding glycoside hydrolase family protein, whose product MNPYKMISDTLDVFVRQIAKTSYLIPQNGLMTGKMGVAILLYRYGRYRNDPEMEEYADRLIELVFQKIGQINEKGFDNGVYGIVWGMNYLIKQGFLQADEDIFDEIDTVLLDKGYSASVLQAFGIEAEKGLYILGRFISDISSTENKWCQHIENCVNQFYKILISKYTSLVLPVFPCIYLIRFFHVCQTVWECGLFRHEIGLLYEEIPEIVKVSYKEEKSISEKHILATLLDEVPMFEGCVSICDIPQLTTLTEVNNFYLTQLILDRKIPIPEVVNKSILSIAEDQERINGLLEQLNPYYAGLGSNVGGLAWAMMQWCMEQDN is encoded by the coding sequence ATGAATCCATATAAAATGATATCCGATACGCTTGACGTTTTTGTACGTCAAATTGCAAAAACAAGCTATTTAATTCCTCAAAACGGGCTAATGACAGGAAAAATGGGAGTTGCCATTCTTTTATATCGATATGGACGATATAGGAATGATCCAGAAATGGAGGAGTATGCTGACAGATTGATTGAACTGGTTTTCCAGAAAATAGGACAGATCAATGAAAAAGGTTTTGACAATGGAGTGTATGGTATTGTATGGGGAATGAATTATCTGATCAAACAGGGATTTCTACAGGCTGATGAAGACATATTCGATGAAATAGATACCGTTCTTTTAGATAAAGGTTACAGTGCATCTGTTTTGCAAGCTTTTGGCATTGAAGCGGAGAAAGGGTTATATATATTGGGCAGGTTCATTTCGGACATTTCCTCTACGGAAAATAAATGGTGCCAACATATCGAAAACTGTGTGAATCAGTTTTATAAAATATTGATTTCAAAATATACAAGTTTAGTATTACCCGTGTTTCCCTGTATATATTTGATTCGGTTTTTTCACGTCTGCCAAACAGTTTGGGAATGTGGTCTGTTTCGACATGAAATAGGTCTGTTGTATGAAGAAATACCTGAAATCGTGAAAGTTTCTTATAAAGAAGAGAAAAGTATTTCTGAAAAACATATATTGGCCACGTTGCTTGATGAAGTTCCGATGTTTGAAGGATGCGTATCTATTTGCGATATCCCACAATTGACGACATTGACGGAAGTTAATAATTTTTACCTGACCCAATTGATTCTGGATAGAAAAATACCAATACCGGAAGTAGTGAATAAATCGATATTGTCTATTGCAGAAGACCAGGAACGAATTAATGGGTTATTGGAGCAACTGAATCCATATTATGCCGGGCTGGGAAGTAATGTCGGTGGTCTGGCCTGGGCAATGATGCAATGGTGTATGGAACAGGATAATTGA
- a CDS encoding glycosyltransferase family 2 protein: protein MKYNPLVSVIMPVYNYGHLIKESIDSVLAQTMPDFELIIVNDGSTDNSSEIAHSYLDKRIKVIDFLENKGCYPAMNTGMRVAKGEYICVVGADDINMPERLDVQSRFLEENREVGVVGSASRILNGNNPHYRETDYETIKVLFLRICYLCHGTTMIRTSLVKKHDLYYNEKYTYASDYDWLARALSLSPGTNTNEVLYEIRRHARQITTSKSKEQFFFIEQIRIKQLSFFGIDPTEDEKELHRSFIRGVIDHRFEKEMVDRWIDRLLEANQGRRYYSQQKLENFLQAHRYRCVFQTKQL from the coding sequence ATGAAGTATAATCCTCTCGTCTCGGTAATTATGCCTGTATATAATTATGGACATTTAATTAAGGAAAGTATTGATAGTGTGCTCGCTCAAACCATGCCCGATTTCGAACTGATCATCGTCAATGACGGTTCAACAGATAACAGCAGCGAGATAGCTCATTCCTATCTCGATAAACGTATCAAAGTCATTGATTTTCTTGAAAACAAGGGGTGTTATCCGGCAATGAATACCGGCATGAGAGTGGCAAAAGGTGAGTATATTTGCGTGGTGGGTGCCGATGATATAAATATGCCCGAACGTTTGGATGTACAATCCCGTTTTCTGGAAGAAAACAGGGAAGTCGGAGTGGTCGGAAGCGCATCCCGAATACTCAATGGTAATAATCCTCATTACAGGGAAACCGATTACGAAACTATCAAGGTCCTCTTCTTGCGTATCTGTTATTTGTGCCACGGTACAACCATGATAAGGACCTCCCTTGTCAAGAAACACGACTTATACTACAATGAAAAATATACCTATGCTTCCGATTATGACTGGCTGGCTCGGGCACTGTCCCTATCTCCGGGTACAAATACCAACGAAGTGCTGTATGAAATCCGGAGACATGCACGCCAAATCACTACCAGTAAAAGCAAGGAACAGTTTTTCTTTATTGAACAAATCCGTATCAAACAGCTTTCATTTTTCGGGATTGACCCGACCGAAGACGAAAAAGAATTACATCGCTCTTTTATCAGAGGTGTTATCGATCATCGTTTTGAAAAAGAAATGGTCGACCGGTGGATAGACAGATTATTGGAAGCTAACCAGGGAAGGCGATATTATTCACAACAAAAACTGGAGAATTTTTTACAGGCACACCGCTATCGATGTGTTTTTCAAACAAAGCAACTATGA
- the istB gene encoding IS21-like element helper ATPase IstB: MTPDKLTTIRGYAKRLRLSGLTINAQDILLKAQKESPSYDDFLTLVLESEVKAREEKQRLLRLKAAKLPLAHNLDMYDHSISNGLSATQLNQLRELHWVEESFNLLLAGPCGVGKTFIAAGLCADAIDKGYKAYFRNMDELLTTLKLKNIVASAKREYKNLIAADVIVIDDLMNISVTREGGNLLFSFINSIYESTSFIITTNKSPAEWARSLDDEVLATALLDRLLYKSQLLQLDGKSYRMINRKTIFY; encoded by the coding sequence ATGACGCCGGATAAGTTAACAACCATACGAGGGTATGCAAAACGACTCAGGCTCTCGGGACTAACGATCAATGCTCAGGATATCCTGCTCAAAGCACAGAAAGAATCTCCCAGTTATGATGATTTTTTGACGCTGGTGCTGGAGTCAGAAGTGAAGGCGCGTGAAGAGAAACAGAGACTTTTACGCTTAAAAGCTGCCAAACTTCCCTTGGCACATAATCTCGACATGTATGACCACTCCATCTCAAATGGTTTGAGCGCAACTCAACTAAACCAGCTTAGGGAACTGCATTGGGTGGAAGAAAGCTTCAACCTTTTGCTCGCAGGTCCTTGTGGTGTTGGCAAAACATTTATTGCCGCCGGTCTTTGTGCCGATGCCATTGATAAGGGGTATAAAGCCTATTTCAGAAATATGGATGAACTTCTCACCACCCTTAAGTTGAAAAATATAGTTGCCAGTGCAAAAAGAGAATATAAGAACCTGATTGCAGCGGACGTGATTGTCATAGACGATCTGATGAATATATCTGTAACTCGTGAAGGAGGCAATCTTCTCTTTTCCTTTATAAACAGCATATATGAATCCACTTCGTTTATAATCACCACCAACAAATCTCCTGCAGAGTGGGCTCGTTCGCTTGACGACGAAGTGCTGGCCACGGCTCTTCTAGATAGATTGCTCTATAAAAGTCAACTCCTGCAACTCGATGGCAAAAGTTACAGAATGATTAACAGGAAAACTATTTTTTACTGA